In Pedobacter sp. WC2423, the following are encoded in one genomic region:
- the acs gene encoding acetate--CoA ligase: MQIESLAEYEKTYKFSVEHPEEFWAGIADQFLWKKKWDKVLSWNFTDPQIKWFEGAKLNITENCLDRHLEKSGDKPAIIWESNDPEKPSVTLTYKILHEQVCRFANVLKKNGVKKGDRICIYMPMVPELAIAVLACARIGAVHSVIFGGFSAKSIADRINDSACKLVITADGSFRGNKQIQLKEVIDDALIGCPTVEKVIVLTHTRTPVSMLKGRDLWFEDEIKLVDTICAAEEMDAEDLLFILYTSGSTGKPKGVVHTVGGYMVYAGYTFSNVFNYQPDEVFFCTADIGWITGHSYIVYGPLSQGATTLIFEGIPTYPTPSRLWEVVEKHKVNILYTAPTAIRSLMSFGTEPLKGIDMSSLRVLGSVGEPINEEAWHWFDEEVGHQNCPIVDTWWQTETGGLMISPIAFVTPLKPACATLPLPGIQPLLVDENGKEIEGNGVNGNLCIKFPWPGILRTTYGDHERCKQTYFSTYPNLYFTGDGCMRDEDGYYKITGRVDDVINVSGHRIGTAEVENAINMHAGVVESAVVGYPHEVKGQGIYAFVIFPNLHDEPELTKKDILQTVTRVIGAIAKPDKILFVSGLPKTRSGKIMRRILRKIAEGEITNLGDTSTLLDPGVVEEIIVSAQQL; the protein is encoded by the coding sequence ATGCAAATCGAATCTTTAGCCGAGTACGAGAAAACCTATAAGTTCAGTGTCGAGCATCCAGAAGAATTCTGGGCTGGTATAGCAGATCAATTTCTATGGAAAAAAAAATGGGATAAAGTTTTATCCTGGAATTTTACAGACCCGCAGATCAAATGGTTTGAAGGTGCGAAGTTGAATATTACTGAAAACTGCCTTGACCGTCACCTGGAGAAAAGTGGTGACAAACCTGCAATTATCTGGGAATCGAATGATCCTGAAAAACCAAGTGTGACACTGACCTATAAAATTCTGCATGAACAAGTATGCCGGTTTGCTAATGTGCTAAAGAAAAATGGTGTAAAAAAAGGTGACCGTATTTGTATTTATATGCCAATGGTGCCAGAACTGGCAATTGCAGTGCTGGCCTGTGCACGTATCGGAGCAGTCCACTCTGTTATATTCGGTGGATTCTCTGCCAAATCAATTGCAGACAGAATCAACGACTCAGCTTGTAAACTGGTGATTACTGCCGATGGATCTTTCCGTGGAAATAAACAAATCCAGCTGAAAGAAGTCATTGATGATGCGCTGATCGGATGTCCGACAGTAGAGAAAGTGATCGTGCTTACCCACACACGTACACCTGTATCTATGTTAAAGGGCCGCGATTTATGGTTTGAAGATGAGATTAAACTGGTAGATACCATCTGTGCTGCTGAAGAAATGGATGCAGAAGACCTGTTGTTTATCTTATATACTTCTGGTTCTACCGGAAAGCCAAAAGGTGTAGTACATACTGTAGGTGGTTATATGGTTTACGCGGGTTATACTTTTTCCAATGTATTTAATTACCAGCCAGACGAAGTATTTTTCTGTACTGCCGATATCGGATGGATTACCGGGCACTCTTATATTGTTTATGGCCCGCTTTCCCAGGGAGCAACGACGCTGATCTTTGAAGGGATTCCTACCTATCCTACACCATCAAGGTTATGGGAAGTCGTAGAAAAACATAAAGTTAATATCCTTTATACCGCTCCAACCGCAATCCGCTCATTGATGAGCTTTGGTACAGAACCTTTAAAAGGAATAGATATGAGCAGTCTGCGTGTGTTAGGATCAGTAGGAGAACCAATCAATGAAGAAGCATGGCACTGGTTTGATGAAGAGGTTGGTCATCAAAATTGTCCTATCGTGGATACCTGGTGGCAAACAGAAACTGGCGGATTAATGATTTCCCCGATTGCTTTTGTAACACCTTTAAAGCCTGCTTGTGCAACTTTACCTTTACCGGGGATTCAGCCGTTGCTGGTTGATGAGAATGGAAAAGAGATTGAAGGAAACGGCGTGAATGGTAACCTTTGTATTAAATTCCCCTGGCCGGGTATATTACGTACTACTTATGGCGATCATGAAAGATGTAAACAGACTTATTTCTCTACTTATCCAAACCTTTATTTCACAGGTGATGGCTGTATGCGCGATGAAGATGGTTATTATAAAATTACCGGAAGGGTAGATGATGTCATCAACGTTTCAGGGCATAGGATTGGTACTGCCGAAGTGGAGAATGCAATTAATATGCATGCTGGAGTAGTAGAGAGTGCTGTTGTTGGATACCCTCACGAAGTAAAAGGGCAGGGGATATATGCTTTCGTGATTTTTCCGAACCTGCATGATGAACCTGAATTAACCAAAAAAGATATTCTGCAAACAGTAACCCGTGTAATT
- the rpmB gene encoding 50S ribosomal protein L28: MSRVCDLTGKKAMSGFNVSHSNVKTKRKFYPNLQLQKFYIPDEDRWITLKVSTSAIKTINKIGITEAINRFVKKGFL; encoded by the coding sequence ATGTCTAGAGTTTGTGATTTAACCGGAAAAAAGGCTATGAGTGGTTTTAATGTTTCTCACTCAAACGTTAAAACTAAACGTAAGTTTTATCCCAACTTACAACTTCAGAAATTTTATATTCCTGATGAAGACCGTTGGATAACACTGAAAGTTTCTACTTCAGCTATCAAAACCATCAATAAAATTGGTATTACTGAAGCTATTAACCGTTTCGTAAAAAAAGGATTTTTGTAA
- the rpmG gene encoding 50S ribosomal protein L33 yields MAKKGNRVQVILECTEHKTSGMPGMSRYISTKNRKNTTERLELKKFNPVLKKVTVHKEIK; encoded by the coding sequence ATGGCAAAAAAAGGTAACAGAGTACAAGTTATTCTAGAATGTACAGAGCATAAAACTAGCGGCATGCCTGGTATGTCTAGATATATCTCTACAAAAAACCGTAAAAATACTACTGAGAGATTAGAATTGAAAAAATTCAATCCGGTATTGAAGAAAGTAACTGTACACAAAGAAATTAAGTAA
- a CDS encoding DUF4295 domain-containing protein, producing MAKKVVATLKTGKGKEYSKVITMTKSPKSGAYSFKEVIVHNDHVKDAIAGQGK from the coding sequence ATGGCAAAAAAGGTAGTTGCAACCCTTAAAACGGGTAAAGGTAAAGAATATTCAAAAGTTATTACGATGACTAAATCACCAAAATCTGGTGCTTATTCTTTCAAAGAAGTTATCGTTCATAACGATCACGTTAAAGATGCTATTGCTGGACAAGGCAAGTAA
- the ftsY gene encoding signal recognition particle-docking protein FtsY: MGLFDFFKKKETAPEAQEVLNKGLEKTKNGFLNKITKAVAGKSTVDDDVLDNLEEVLVTSDVGVTTTLKIIERIQDRVAKDKYLSTSELNLILRDEIQLLLAENNSNDFRNFEYGDHKPYVIMVVGVNGVGKTTTIGKLAHKLKAEGLKVVLGAADTFRAAAVEQIKLWGERIDVRVVAQAMGSDPASVAFDTIQSAVANGEDVVIIDTAGRLHNKIGLMNELGKIKKVMEKVIPDAPHEILLVLDGSTGQNAFEQCKQFTEATDVNALAITKLDGTAKGGVVIGISDQFKIPVKYIGVGEGVNDLQLFDKKAFVDGLFK, translated from the coding sequence ATGGGACTATTCGATTTTTTCAAGAAAAAGGAAACTGCTCCTGAAGCTCAGGAAGTATTAAACAAAGGTTTAGAGAAAACTAAAAACGGATTCCTTAACAAAATCACGAAAGCTGTTGCCGGAAAGTCAACAGTTGATGATGATGTATTGGATAATCTGGAGGAAGTGCTGGTTACTTCGGATGTCGGTGTAACTACTACACTGAAAATCATTGAAAGAATTCAGGACAGAGTGGCAAAAGACAAATATTTGTCCACTTCAGAATTGAATCTGATCCTCCGTGATGAAATCCAGCTTTTACTGGCTGAAAATAACAGCAATGATTTCCGTAATTTTGAGTACGGTGACCATAAACCTTATGTAATCATGGTAGTTGGTGTGAATGGTGTAGGTAAAACAACCACCATTGGCAAGCTTGCACATAAACTTAAAGCCGAAGGGTTGAAAGTAGTATTGGGCGCAGCAGATACTTTCAGGGCAGCAGCTGTTGAACAGATTAAATTATGGGGTGAACGCATTGATGTAAGAGTAGTTGCCCAGGCAATGGGTTCTGATCCTGCTTCTGTTGCATTTGACACTATACAATCTGCCGTTGCTAACGGAGAAGACGTAGTTATCATTGACACAGCCGGAAGATTGCATAATAAAATCGGGCTGATGAACGAGCTTGGCAAAATCAAAAAAGTGATGGAGAAGGTAATTCCTGATGCACCACATGAGATTTTACTGGTACTCGATGGATCAACCGGACAAAATGCATTTGAGCAATGTAAACAATTTACAGAGGCTACAGATGTAAATGCACTGGCAATTACTAAACTGGACGGCACTGCCAAAGGTGGTGTAGTGATTGGTATTTCTGATCAGTTTAAAATCCCGGTTAAATACATCGGGGTTGGTGAAGGGGTGAATGACCTTCAATTATTTGATAAAAAAGCTTTTGTTGACGGCCTGTTTAAATAA
- the rimO gene encoding 30S ribosomal protein S12 methylthiotransferase RimO, with product MNTKTTSKIIPVKKPKINVITLGCSKNIYDSEVLMGQLRGNSLNVVHEANEINKDDIIVINTCGFIDNAKQESIDTILQYSQLKEEGKISKVIVTGCLSERYKPELESEIKNVDAFFGTNDLQNILHSLGANYKHELIGERLLTTPSHFAYFKIAEGCNRPCSFCAIPLMRGKHVSTEMEALVKEAKILAANGTKELILIAQDLTYYGLDIYGKRNLDELLRRLSDINGIEWIRLQYAYPSGFPMEILDAMNERENICKYLDMPLQHITDNMLKSMRRGITKQKTIDIVNQIRDKVPGIAMRTTLICGYPGETEQDFEEMLRWVEDTRFDRLGCFTYSHEEKTHAHNLVDDVPDEVKQERVDAIMELQQGISYEINQDKVGQTYKVLVDRKEGDFFIGRTEFDSPEVDNEVLIDASTGYAANGSFVNVAIDRAEDFDLYGQIVK from the coding sequence ATGAATACGAAAACGACTTCTAAAATTATCCCTGTTAAAAAACCAAAAATCAACGTAATTACACTGGGTTGTTCCAAAAATATTTACGATTCTGAGGTTTTGATGGGACAATTAAGAGGGAATAGCTTAAATGTGGTTCATGAAGCTAATGAAATCAATAAGGATGATATCATTGTGATTAATACCTGTGGTTTCATTGACAATGCAAAACAGGAGTCTATTGATACTATTCTTCAATACAGTCAGTTAAAAGAAGAAGGCAAAATCAGTAAAGTAATTGTAACGGGATGTCTTTCGGAACGTTATAAGCCTGAACTGGAATCAGAAATAAAAAACGTTGATGCTTTTTTCGGTACTAACGATTTACAAAACATATTACATTCATTAGGTGCAAATTATAAGCATGAATTGATTGGAGAACGTTTATTGACCACTCCTTCACATTTTGCCTATTTCAAAATTGCAGAAGGCTGTAACCGCCCCTGTTCTTTCTGCGCGATTCCTCTGATGCGTGGCAAACATGTATCGACAGAAATGGAAGCTTTAGTTAAAGAAGCAAAAATATTAGCTGCCAACGGAACTAAAGAGCTGATCCTGATTGCTCAGGATTTAACGTATTACGGTTTGGACATTTACGGTAAACGTAATCTGGATGAATTGTTAAGACGTCTTTCTGATATCAATGGTATCGAATGGATCAGGTTACAATATGCTTACCCTTCAGGATTCCCAATGGAAATTCTGGATGCAATGAACGAAAGAGAAAACATCTGTAAATATCTGGATATGCCTTTACAGCACATTACAGATAATATGCTAAAGTCAATGCGTCGTGGAATCACGAAACAAAAGACGATCGATATCGTTAACCAGATCAGAGATAAAGTTCCTGGAATTGCCATGCGTACTACACTGATTTGCGGTTACCCTGGCGAAACGGAGCAGGACTTTGAAGAAATGTTACGCTGGGTAGAAGATACCCGTTTCGACAGATTGGGTTGCTTCACTTATTCTCATGAAGAAAAAACACATGCACATAATTTAGTGGATGATGTACCAGATGAAGTAAAACAAGAGCGTGTTGATGCGATCATGGAATTACAACAAGGAATTTCTTATGAAATCAACCAGGATAAAGTAGGTCAGACTTACAAAGTCCTGGTAGACCGTAAAGAGGGTGATTTCTTTATCGGACGTACTGAATTTGACTCTCCTGAGGTTGATAATGAGGTTTTAATCGACGCCAGCACAGGTTATGCTGCAAATGGCAGTTTCGTAAACGTAGCAATTGATCGTGCTGAAGATTTTGATCTATATGGACAGATTGTAAAATAA
- the bshC gene encoding bacillithiol biosynthesis cysteine-adding enzyme BshC produces MQAKYISYQQTHAFSSIVLDYIDGKDNLESFYKYSPTLEGFKKAIGDRKYSGDRSLLVNSLHKQYQHLQPSALVLENISLLADDRTFTITTGHQLNIFTGPLYFIYKIVTAIKLAADLKQRFPDYNFVPVYWMATEDHDFEEINHVKVEDKMLTWKKNAAGATGRLSTSDITEALVGYKGYLGISENGTEFSKIVEKAYTSNKTLADATRELVDTLFGKKGLVCVDADDAALKAQFSSIVYQDIVEQNSFAQINKSSEALEAKGYKPQVNPREINFFYMDNQLRERIVEENGEYKVLNTAISFTKENLQQEIANHPERFSPNVVMRPVYQELILPNLAYIGGGAEVTYWLQLKSNFDFYKVPYPILILRNSALVIDDRSARKMQILDISPITLFNSDEQLKNQWIKAHVGDSLCLDDEQRAIRAVFDQIKLNSYKIDKTLSMSAEAAKTKALKLVTNLEKKLLRAEKRKHTTSLHQIDTLKNKLFPSGVLQERVLNIAPMYVLYGEDFIENLLSAFKPLDYKFTVLYA; encoded by the coding sequence ATGCAGGCCAAGTACATCTCTTATCAGCAAACACACGCTTTTTCATCCATTGTATTGGATTACATAGATGGAAAAGATAATCTGGAGTCTTTTTATAAGTACTCCCCTACTTTAGAGGGTTTTAAAAAAGCAATCGGAGACCGGAAATATTCTGGTGACCGCAGCTTATTAGTAAACAGCCTGCACAAGCAGTATCAGCATTTACAGCCTTCTGCTCTAGTTCTTGAAAATATCAGCTTATTAGCTGATGACCGTACGTTTACCATAACGACAGGTCATCAGCTGAATATTTTTACAGGCCCCCTCTATTTCATCTATAAGATTGTGACTGCGATTAAACTGGCAGCAGATCTCAAACAACGTTTTCCTGACTATAACTTTGTACCTGTCTACTGGATGGCTACAGAGGATCATGATTTTGAAGAAATCAATCATGTGAAAGTAGAGGATAAAATGCTGACCTGGAAAAAAAATGCTGCTGGTGCTACCGGCAGATTAAGTACTTCAGATATTACGGAAGCACTTGTTGGTTATAAAGGATATTTAGGTATCAGTGAAAATGGTACTGAATTCTCAAAAATCGTTGAAAAAGCCTATACTTCCAATAAAACACTTGCTGATGCCACACGTGAACTGGTAGACACTTTATTTGGTAAAAAAGGTCTGGTTTGTGTGGATGCTGATGATGCAGCATTGAAAGCACAATTTTCATCAATTGTGTACCAGGATATTGTAGAACAGAACAGTTTCGCACAAATTAATAAGAGTAGCGAAGCGCTGGAAGCAAAAGGTTATAAACCCCAGGTCAATCCGCGGGAGATCAATTTCTTCTATATGGATAATCAGCTCCGTGAACGTATTGTAGAAGAAAACGGCGAATATAAAGTCCTGAATACAGCAATCAGTTTTACCAAAGAGAATTTACAGCAAGAAATCGCTAATCACCCAGAGCGTTTTAGTCCCAATGTGGTAATGCGCCCTGTTTACCAGGAACTGATCCTTCCGAACCTTGCTTATATTGGTGGTGGAGCTGAAGTAACCTACTGGTTACAGCTTAAGTCTAATTTTGACTTTTACAAAGTCCCTTATCCTATTCTGATCCTAAGAAATTCTGCTTTAGTTATAGACGATAGAAGTGCCCGTAAAATGCAAATCCTGGATATCAGCCCGATCACCTTATTTAACAGTGACGAGCAATTGAAAAACCAGTGGATCAAAGCACATGTAGGAGATTCTCTTTGTCTGGATGATGAACAACGTGCCATAAGGGCTGTTTTCGATCAGATCAAATTAAACTCCTATAAAATCGACAAGACACTTTCAATGTCTGCAGAGGCAGCTAAAACAAAAGCATTGAAACTGGTCACTAACCTGGAGAAAAAACTTTTAAGAGCTGAAAAGCGCAAGCATACAACCTCTTTGCATCAAATAGATACTTTAAAAAATAAATTGTTTCCATCAGGTGTATTGCAGGAACGTGTGCTGAATATTGCACCAATGTACGTGCTTTATGGTGAAGATTTCATTGAGAACCTATTGTCTGCATTCAAACCGCTTGATTATAAATTTACGGTTCTATACGCTTAA
- a CDS encoding Ldh family oxidoreductase, with amino-acid sequence MTFHTFTETRLRNFTKSVFLKMGCAATDADLATDVLLRSDLRGIDSHGVARLSGYIRLWEKERINATPNIRVVHETPTTATVDGDAGLGLVVAPFAMKVAMEKAAIYGSGWVAVKNSNHFGIAGYHALLAVEKDMIGMSMTNASPLVAPTYANERLLGTNPICYAFPAGKYPPVVVDMATAAAANGKLEIAQRANQPIPDGWAQDKDGHGTTDPNALKNGGSLLPLGSDKDHGSHKGYGLSATVDILTAVLSGANYGPWVPPFVAFLEPSANPVGEGLGHFLGAIRIDGFRPAQDFKDHLDNWIERFQSAETIDPAKRVIIPGEPEYAFEQERKLSGIPLVEAVVNDLNELADKLQISRL; translated from the coding sequence ATGACCTTTCATACTTTTACAGAGACACGTTTAAGGAATTTCACCAAAAGCGTCTTTTTGAAAATGGGCTGCGCTGCTACAGATGCAGATCTTGCCACAGATGTATTGTTACGTTCTGACCTCAGAGGAATAGATTCTCATGGTGTAGCCCGGTTAAGCGGCTATATCCGCTTATGGGAGAAAGAAAGAATTAATGCGACACCAAATATCAGGGTTGTGCATGAAACCCCAACCACAGCGACCGTAGATGGCGATGCCGGCCTTGGCCTGGTAGTCGCTCCTTTTGCAATGAAAGTCGCTATGGAAAAAGCTGCAATCTATGGTAGTGGATGGGTTGCAGTAAAAAACTCCAACCATTTCGGTATTGCCGGTTATCATGCTTTGCTGGCCGTAGAAAAAGATATGATCGGTATGAGTATGACCAATGCAAGTCCGCTGGTTGCTCCTACTTATGCAAATGAGAGGTTATTAGGGACTAATCCTATATGTTATGCTTTTCCAGCCGGGAAATATCCTCCTGTAGTAGTTGATATGGCTACCGCAGCAGCAGCCAATGGAAAACTGGAAATTGCACAGCGTGCAAATCAACCAATTCCGGATGGCTGGGCACAGGATAAAGATGGCCATGGGACTACTGATCCGAATGCACTGAAAAATGGTGGTTCTTTATTACCATTAGGGAGTGATAAGGATCATGGCAGTCATAAAGGTTATGGACTAAGTGCAACAGTTGATATTTTGACTGCTGTACTTTCGGGTGCCAATTATGGCCCATGGGTTCCTCCTTTCGTAGCTTTCCTGGAACCGTCAGCAAATCCTGTAGGAGAAGGCTTAGGTCATTTCTTAGGTGCAATACGCATCGATGGATTTCGCCCTGCACAAGACTTCAAGGATCACCTTGATAACTGGATAGAACGCTTTCAAAGTGCTGAAACTATTGATCCTGCCAAACGGGTAATTATTCCGGGAGAACCCGAATATGCATTTGAACAGGAACGTAAATTATCAGGGATTCCTTTGGTAGAAGCAGTTGTAAATGATCTTAACGAACTCGCCGATAAGCTACAAATCAGCCGGTTATAA
- the lepB gene encoding signal peptidase I, producing MNWKFWQKNNTEPKKKKTKSREWFDAVVFAVIAATVIRVFFIEAYTIPTGSMEKSLLIGDFLFVSKVNYGARIPMTPVAFPFAHHTMPITGTKAYYDGIQWKYRRLPGMQDIKRNDVVVFNFPDGDTVALEAQDRDYYDMVRAVGRQAIQSQYTIVSRPVDKRENYIKRCIGISGDILSMSNGLVTINGKAEPMKNTGQIDYMVKFKTSDVNFQVFEEMGFVIDRDISALSQDTYNFVGTPLMMDKVKKLDFVAAVNTRTAAPGAVEANVFPQDPNRKWNADNWGPVQVPKKGWTVKLDSVSMPLYQRAITTYEGNKLEKVAGGWLINGVKADSYTFKMNYYWMMGDNRHNSLDSRYWGFVPEDHIVGKALFIWMSYDTNGSFFSKIRWGRLFNGIH from the coding sequence ATGAATTGGAAGTTCTGGCAAAAGAATAATACTGAGCCGAAAAAGAAAAAAACCAAAAGCAGAGAATGGTTTGATGCCGTTGTTTTCGCTGTAATTGCCGCAACTGTAATCCGCGTATTTTTTATTGAAGCTTATACTATTCCTACGGGGTCCATGGAGAAGTCGCTGTTAATCGGCGATTTTCTATTTGTGAGTAAAGTGAATTACGGAGCAAGAATACCTATGACTCCGGTTGCTTTCCCTTTTGCACACCATACAATGCCTATAACGGGTACAAAAGCTTATTATGACGGTATACAATGGAAATACCGCAGGTTACCCGGAATGCAGGATATCAAAAGAAACGATGTTGTCGTTTTTAACTTCCCTGATGGCGATACCGTAGCTTTAGAAGCCCAGGATAGAGATTATTATGATATGGTACGTGCAGTTGGCAGACAGGCTATTCAAAGTCAGTATACAATTGTGAGCAGGCCGGTAGATAAAAGAGAGAATTATATCAAACGTTGTATTGGTATCAGCGGTGATATATTAAGTATGTCTAACGGATTGGTGACGATCAATGGAAAGGCTGAACCGATGAAAAATACAGGACAAATTGATTATATGGTTAAATTTAAAACCAGTGATGTCAATTTCCAGGTATTTGAAGAAATGGGTTTTGTAATTGACAGAGACATCAGTGCTTTATCTCAGGATACTTATAATTTTGTCGGTACACCCTTAATGATGGACAAAGTGAAGAAACTGGATTTCGTTGCTGCTGTCAATACCCGTACTGCTGCACCTGGAGCCGTTGAAGCGAATGTATTTCCACAAGATCCAAACAGAAAATGGAATGCGGATAACTGGGGGCCTGTTCAGGTTCCTAAAAAGGGATGGACTGTAAAACTGGATAGCGTATCTATGCCTTTATATCAGCGTGCTATTACTACTTACGAAGGAAATAAGTTAGAGAAAGTTGCTGGTGGATGGTTAATTAATGGGGTAAAAGCTGATAGTTATACTTTTAAAATGAATTATTACTGGATGATGGGTGATAACAGACATAATTCACTGGATTCAAGATACTGGGGATTTGTACCAGAAGATCATATTGTAGGAAAAGCTTTATTCATCTGGATGAGTTACGATACTAATGGTTCTTTCTTTAGTAAAATCAGATGGGGCCGTTTGTTTAACGGTATTCATTAA
- the dapB gene encoding 4-hydroxy-tetrahydrodipicolinate reductase, protein MNIALIGYGKMGQIIERFAIERGHEVVLKIGTDQLADLTVSNLRKADVAIDFSTPDAAINNIYTCFDANVPIVVGTTGWYGQLQEIKDECLRRNNTLLYGSNFSIGVNLFFHINEVLAKVMNNYPVYEVQVEEIHHTQKLDSPSGTAMTLAEGIIENMDRKSEWVNELDGNPAIEVLKQEQVLIASQRIENIPGTHTVIYSSEVDEIELKHTAHSRAGFALGAVVAAEWLQNKQGFYNISDIFNLK, encoded by the coding sequence ATGAATATAGCTTTAATCGGTTACGGTAAAATGGGTCAGATCATTGAACGTTTTGCTATAGAAAGAGGACATGAAGTTGTCCTGAAAATTGGCACAGATCAGCTGGCCGACCTGACTGTTTCTAACTTAAGAAAAGCAGATGTAGCTATCGATTTCAGTACACCTGATGCGGCTATTAACAATATATATACTTGTTTTGATGCAAACGTACCTATCGTTGTAGGTACAACTGGCTGGTATGGGCAATTACAGGAAATAAAGGATGAATGTCTGCGCCGTAACAATACCTTGTTATATGGGTCTAATTTCAGTATTGGTGTGAACCTGTTTTTTCATATTAATGAAGTGCTTGCCAAAGTGATGAACAATTACCCGGTATATGAGGTGCAGGTAGAAGAAATTCACCATACGCAGAAACTGGATTCACCGAGTGGTACTGCCATGACGCTGGCGGAGGGTATTATAGAAAATATGGACCGTAAATCTGAATGGGTAAATGAACTGGATGGTAATCCGGCTATTGAAGTCCTTAAGCAGGAACAAGTATTAATTGCTTCGCAAAGAATTGAAAATATACCAGGTACACATACAGTGATTTATAGTTCAGAGGTAGATGAAATAGAATTGAAACATACGGCGCATAGCCGTGCTGGATTTGCATTAGGTGCAGTAGTTGCGGCTGAATGGCTGCAAAATAAACAGGGATTCTATAATATATCTGATATATTTAATTTAAAATAA
- a CDS encoding DUF5683 domain-containing protein produces MPKNLLLSVLFCCTVFAVSGQEKFSVKGDSLKRTPVKADTGYVNLGRIAGRKAAIRSALIPGWGQYGNGLTVYRGIKIAAIYTGGTLLAMSFIQNNNKYHEYLTELQNRAANGNLPTQGSPLAGISSAGLLTAKDVFRRNKEVIIFSFVGLYVVNIVEAYVDARLSYFDIGDNLAIKISPAMIGTQSPMYGYNAFNPGLKVAFRF; encoded by the coding sequence ATGCCAAAAAACCTACTGTTATCGGTTTTGTTTTGCTGCACTGTATTTGCAGTTAGCGGACAGGAAAAATTTAGTGTAAAAGGTGATAGTCTTAAACGTACGCCGGTTAAAGCGGATACGGGTTATGTAAATCTGGGCCGTATTGCCGGCCGCAAGGCAGCAATCAGATCTGCACTGATTCCTGGCTGGGGACAGTATGGAAATGGACTAACCGTCTATCGCGGGATAAAAATAGCTGCAATTTACACAGGTGGTACCTTGCTGGCCATGTCATTTATCCAGAATAACAATAAATATCACGAATACCTGACTGAACTTCAGAACAGAGCAGCGAACGGCAATCTGCCTACACAGGGAAGTCCGCTGGCTGGTATCAGTAGTGCGGGATTATTAACTGCCAAGGACGTATTTCGCAGAAACAAGGAGGTTATTATCTTCTCTTTTGTAGGCTTATATGTGGTGAATATCGTAGAAGCTTATGTTGATGCAAGACTTTCTTATTTTGATATCGGAGATAACCTGGCTATCAAAATTTCACCTGCCATGATTGGTACACAATCACCTATGTATGGATACAACGCTTTTAATCCGGGTCTGAAAGTTGCCTTTAGATTCTAA